The following are encoded in a window of Paenibacillaceae bacterium GAS479 genomic DNA:
- a CDS encoding lysyl-tRNA synthetase, class II has translation MNQDNGTLEAQEQDLSELLQIRRAKLDELRDLGVDPFGSKFQRSSNAGAIASEFGELSKEELEEKGVEVRIAGRIMQKRGMGKAAFAHIQDLTGRIQIYVRQDTVEATQYQAFDLLDIGDIVGVFGTVFKTKTGEISIKAKEVTVLSKSLLPLPDKFHGLKDVEQRYRQRYVDLITNPDVQQTFILRSRIIQSMRRYLDSLGYLEVETPTLHSIAGGAAARPFITHHNALDMQLYMRIAIELHLKRLIVGGLEKVYEIGRVYRNEGMSTRHNPEFTMIELYEAYADYKDIMSLTENLIAHITQEVHGSTVIQYQDQQVDLTVPWRRVSMMELIKDATGVDFTEQLSLEDAQRLAKEHKVAVEPHMTYGHIVNAFFEQFVEHTLVQPTFVTGHPVDISPLAKKNDQDPRFTDRFELFIVSREHANAFTELNDPIDQRQRFEAQLVEKEAGNDEAQDMDEDFIRALEYGMPPTGGLGIGVDRLVMLLTNSPSIRDVLLFPHMRNE, from the coding sequence TTGAATCAGGACAACGGCACTTTGGAAGCACAGGAACAAGACTTAAGCGAGCTGCTGCAAATTAGACGGGCCAAGCTGGATGAGCTTCGCGATCTGGGCGTGGATCCGTTCGGCTCCAAGTTCCAGCGCAGCTCTAACGCAGGAGCAATCGCCTCGGAGTTTGGAGAGCTGAGCAAGGAGGAGCTGGAGGAAAAGGGCGTAGAAGTACGCATTGCCGGCCGCATCATGCAGAAGCGCGGTATGGGCAAGGCTGCTTTTGCTCACATCCAGGATCTGACTGGCCGCATTCAAATCTATGTTCGGCAAGATACGGTCGAAGCGACTCAGTATCAGGCATTCGATCTGCTTGATATCGGCGACATTGTCGGCGTATTCGGTACCGTGTTCAAGACGAAGACGGGCGAGATCTCCATAAAGGCGAAAGAAGTTACCGTGCTCAGCAAGTCCCTGCTTCCATTGCCGGATAAATTCCACGGCCTGAAGGACGTGGAGCAGCGCTATCGTCAGCGCTATGTTGACCTGATTACTAATCCGGATGTACAGCAGACGTTCATTCTCCGTTCCCGTATCATCCAATCGATGCGCCGCTATTTGGATTCGCTCGGCTACTTAGAAGTGGAAACACCAACTCTCCATTCTATCGCCGGCGGCGCGGCGGCTCGTCCGTTCATCACGCATCACAATGCGCTGGACATGCAACTGTATATGCGGATCGCTATTGAACTGCATCTGAAGCGGTTGATCGTAGGTGGACTGGAGAAAGTATACGAAATCGGACGTGTTTATCGTAACGAGGGTATGAGCACGCGTCACAACCCGGAGTTTACGATGATCGAATTGTACGAGGCTTATGCTGACTACAAGGACATCATGTCCTTGACCGAGAACCTCATCGCCCATATCACGCAAGAGGTGCACGGTAGCACCGTCATTCAATATCAAGATCAGCAGGTAGATTTGACTGTGCCTTGGCGTCGTGTATCCATGATGGAACTGATTAAAGACGCTACGGGCGTCGATTTTACCGAACAGCTATCTCTGGAAGATGCTCAGCGTCTGGCCAAGGAGCATAAGGTGGCGGTAGAGCCGCATATGACTTACGGACATATCGTCAACGCATTCTTCGAGCAGTTTGTTGAGCATACGCTCGTTCAGCCTACATTTGTAACGGGACATCCGGTAGACATCTCTCCGCTCGCGAAGAAAAATGACCAGGACCCACGATTCACCGATCGTTTTGAACTGTTCATCGTATCTCGTGAACATGCCAACGCATTCACAGAGCTGAACGATCCGATCGATCAGCGCCAGCGTTTCGAAGCTCAACTCGTTGAGAAAGAAGCGGGCAACGACGAGGCGCAAGATATGGATGAGGACTTCATCCGTGCGCTGGAGTATGGTATGCCGCCAACCGGCGGACTTGGCATCGGAGTCGACCGTTTGGTTATGCTGCTGACGAACTCCCCCTCTATCCGCGATGTACTACTGTTCCCACATATGAGGAACGAATAG
- a CDS encoding transcription elongation factor GreA — MSDKEVILTQDGLKKLEEELENLKSIKRREVAERIKVAIGYGDISENSEYEDAKNEQAFIEGRILTLEKMLRNARIINNDDIVIDSVSIGSIVTVIDLELKDTMEYTIVGTAEADPLQNKISNESPLGRAILGKKKGTTVEVSVPAGAIQYQIVDIKK, encoded by the coding sequence ATGAGCGACAAAGAAGTGATTCTGACTCAGGACGGACTCAAGAAGCTTGAAGAGGAACTGGAGAATCTCAAATCGATCAAACGCCGTGAAGTGGCTGAGCGAATCAAAGTAGCCATTGGTTATGGTGATATCAGCGAAAACTCCGAGTATGAAGATGCCAAGAATGAGCAAGCTTTCATTGAGGGACGTATTCTCACCCTCGAAAAAATGCTGCGCAATGCCCGCATCATTAATAACGACGACATCGTCATCGATTCGGTAAGCATCGGATCCATCGTCACCGTCATTGATCTAGAGCTTAAAGATACGATGGAGTACACGATTGTCGGCACGGCAGAAGCCGATCCGCTGCAGAACAAGATTTCCAACGAGAGCCCGCTCGGTCGAGCTATCCTCGGCAAGAAGAAGGGGACCACTGTTGAAGTCAGCGTGCCTGCAGGAGCAATTCAGTACCAGATCGTCGACATCAAGAAGTAA
- a CDS encoding tRNA-U20-dihydrouridine synthase: MLKIGDIQMKNNVVLAPMAGVCNPAFRLIAKEFGTGLVCAEMVSDKAIVHGNKRTREMLFVDEREKPLSLQIFGGDRESLVQAAKVVDKETNADIIDINMGCPVPKVTKCDAGARWLLDPNKIYEMVSSVVDAVQKPVTVKMRIGWDSEHIFVVENALAVERAGGKAVSVHGRTREQLYTGHADWSYIRQVKEAVGIPVIGNGDISSPEDAKRMLAETGCDGVMIGRAALGNPWMLYRTIHYLTHDELLPDPTAQEKMEIAILHMDRLIALKGEAVAVREMRKHLAWYLKGLPGTARIKDNIMEETSRDVMVRILDDYLLSLKRDEETAAV; encoded by the coding sequence ATGCTCAAAATTGGCGATATCCAAATGAAAAATAATGTCGTTCTCGCTCCAATGGCCGGTGTCTGCAATCCGGCTTTCCGCTTGATAGCAAAAGAATTCGGCACGGGACTTGTCTGTGCCGAGATGGTCAGCGACAAAGCGATCGTGCACGGCAATAAGCGCACGCGCGAAATGCTTTTTGTCGACGAGCGCGAGAAGCCGCTCAGCCTGCAGATTTTCGGCGGCGACCGCGAATCACTGGTGCAAGCTGCGAAGGTTGTCGACAAAGAAACCAATGCTGATATCATCGACATCAACATGGGCTGTCCAGTGCCCAAAGTGACCAAATGCGACGCCGGCGCCCGTTGGCTGCTCGATCCGAACAAGATCTACGAAATGGTCAGCTCGGTAGTTGACGCCGTGCAGAAGCCCGTCACCGTCAAAATGCGGATCGGCTGGGATAGCGAGCATATCTTTGTCGTAGAGAACGCGCTCGCTGTAGAACGGGCTGGCGGCAAGGCAGTCAGTGTTCATGGACGTACACGCGAGCAGCTGTATACGGGACATGCGGACTGGAGCTACATCCGGCAGGTGAAGGAAGCCGTCGGCATTCCGGTTATCGGCAATGGTGACATCTCTTCTCCAGAAGATGCCAAGCGAATGTTGGCGGAGACAGGCTGTGACGGGGTCATGATCGGCCGCGCTGCGCTGGGTAATCCGTGGATGTTGTATCGCACCATCCATTACCTGACGCATGATGAGTTGCTGCCTGATCCAACGGCACAGGAGAAAATGGAGATCGCAATTCTGCATATGGACCGCTTGATTGCTCTCAAGGGCGAGGCAGTGGCAGTGCGCGAGATGCGTAAGCATCTGGCTTGGTATCTCAAGGGATTGCCGGGAACCGCGCGCATCAAGGACAACATCATGGAGGAAACGAGCCGAGATGTAATGGTTCGAATTCTGGATGATTATCTCCTCTCTCTTAAAAGAGATGAAGAGACAGCTGCTGTCTGA
- a CDS encoding DNA-binding transcriptional regulator, XRE-family HTH domain has product MEYDQLAQRVRAFRKLKGYTQQELADKLDVSVAVLGSLERGTRKPEPKLLGRIAETLGIDYEELTAAASGGLR; this is encoded by the coding sequence ATGGAATACGATCAATTGGCACAGCGGGTTCGCGCCTTCCGGAAGCTGAAAGGTTATACTCAGCAGGAGCTAGCGGATAAGCTCGATGTCTCTGTTGCAGTACTTGGTTCACTGGAACGCGGTACTCGCAAGCCCGAGCCCAAGCTGCTTGGCCGGATAGCCGAGACGCTCGGTATCGATTACGAAGAACTGACGGCCGCGGCAAGCGGCGGTCTGCGATAG
- a CDS encoding 2-amino-4-hydroxy-6-hydroxymethyldihydropteridinediphosphokinase → MDRSFPPSRSGEPALQAVTAYIALGSNIGDRSGMLAAALQRLEASSGVEVLRVSTVYETDPVGYADQPPFLNMAAALSTTLEPVALLRLMLGLEQELGRIREFRNGPRVIDLDLLLYDRVDLSGPELELPHPRMLERAFVMVPLSEVLEKGHPLLEQAEAMAEAALRDGKEGIASWNTINWHSGFAPSGS, encoded by the coding sequence ATGGACAGATCGTTCCCGCCTAGCAGGTCGGGAGAGCCGGCTCTGCAGGCTGTTACCGCCTATATCGCTTTAGGCTCCAATATTGGTGACCGGAGCGGCATGCTTGCCGCCGCGCTGCAGCGACTCGAAGCCAGCTCTGGTGTAGAGGTACTCCGCGTTTCCACCGTATACGAAACCGACCCGGTCGGTTATGCCGACCAGCCCCCTTTTCTCAATATGGCTGCTGCACTGTCCACCACGCTGGAGCCGGTCGCACTGTTGCGTCTTATGCTTGGGCTTGAGCAAGAGCTAGGCCGAATTAGAGAGTTTCGCAACGGCCCCCGGGTCATCGATCTGGATCTGCTGTTGTATGATCGAGTTGATCTAAGCGGGCCAGAGCTCGAGCTTCCTCATCCGAGGATGCTGGAGCGGGCATTTGTCATGGTGCCTCTATCCGAGGTGCTGGAGAAGGGCCATCCCCTTCTGGAACAGGCTGAGGCTATGGCCGAGGCTGCATTACGGGATGGAAAGGAAGGCATTGCCTCATGGAATACGATCAATTGGCACAGCGGGTTCGCGCCTTCCGGAAGCTGA
- a CDS encoding dihydroneopterin aldolase: protein MDKMTLTGMRFFGFHGVFPEENRLGQQFRVDLILKLDLEQAARTDELEHSINYAELHALTKQIVEGPPIKLIEALAGRIATILLETYTGINELTVRVTKPNPPFEVFFEGVTVELVRKRDEHGQIVPA, encoded by the coding sequence ATGGACAAAATGACACTTACTGGCATGCGCTTTTTCGGATTTCATGGTGTTTTTCCAGAGGAGAACAGGCTGGGCCAGCAATTTCGCGTTGACCTCATCCTCAAGCTGGACCTGGAACAAGCCGCCCGGACCGATGAGCTGGAGCACTCCATCAATTATGCCGAGCTGCATGCGCTCACCAAGCAAATCGTGGAAGGACCGCCGATTAAGCTGATCGAGGCGCTGGCAGGGCGTATTGCAACCATCTTGCTTGAGACTTATACTGGCATTAATGAATTGACCGTTCGCGTGACAAAGCCGAATCCTCCTTTCGAGGTTTTTTTCGAAGGCGTTACCGTCGAATTGGTGCGAAAGCGGGATGAACATGGACAGATCGTTCCCGCCTAG
- a CDS encoding dihydropteroate synthase — protein MNSILAVPKAAVAEILPFIKDLRCSIDGEIVMLKQEVRLQMYTKKQGHGVPVRHYNLSGGLTLELSKKTLIMGILNATPDSFSDGGRHNERDAAIEFARHMAAQGADLIDVGGESTFPGITPVTLEEEIRRVVPLIAKLRTELPDMPLSIDTYKPATARAALEAGAHIINDIWGLKQDPEMARVAAEFGCPVIISHNREQRDYRDLVPDVLADLERSIGIALAAGVQRDNIWLDPGIGFAKTYADNLELMARLSELSELGYPVLLGTSRKRFIRETLGLPVDQLVEGTAATVALGIAQGCQIMRVHDVAEMKRTALMMDTMIYGKDGTES, from the coding sequence ATGAACAGTATCTTAGCGGTACCGAAGGCAGCGGTAGCTGAGATCTTGCCTTTCATCAAAGACTTACGTTGCTCCATTGACGGCGAAATCGTGATGCTCAAGCAGGAGGTTAGGTTGCAAATGTACACAAAAAAGCAGGGCCATGGAGTTCCGGTCCGACACTATAATCTGTCCGGTGGTTTGACGCTTGAGCTTAGCAAAAAAACGCTAATCATGGGCATTCTCAACGCTACGCCAGATTCCTTCTCTGATGGGGGAAGGCATAACGAGAGAGATGCCGCGATAGAATTTGCCCGGCACATGGCAGCCCAAGGCGCCGACCTGATCGACGTCGGTGGGGAGTCTACCTTTCCTGGCATTACGCCGGTAACGCTAGAAGAAGAAATCCGCCGCGTCGTGCCGCTCATCGCCAAACTTCGCACCGAGCTGCCCGACATGCCCCTGTCGATCGACACGTACAAGCCTGCCACGGCGCGTGCCGCCCTTGAAGCAGGAGCCCATATCATCAATGATATTTGGGGCTTGAAGCAGGATCCAGAGATGGCCCGTGTGGCCGCCGAGTTCGGCTGCCCAGTCATCATTAGCCACAACCGGGAGCAGCGCGATTACCGCGATCTGGTGCCGGATGTGCTCGCAGATCTGGAGCGCAGCATCGGGATTGCGCTTGCCGCAGGTGTGCAGCGGGATAACATCTGGCTCGACCCTGGGATCGGCTTCGCTAAAACTTACGCCGACAACCTTGAGTTGATGGCCCGTTTGTCCGAATTGTCCGAGCTTGGCTATCCAGTGCTGCTGGGTACTTCCCGCAAAAGGTTCATCCGCGAAACGCTCGGCCTGCCGGTCGATCAACTCGTTGAAGGTACAGCGGCAACGGTAGCGCTCGGCATCGCACAGGGCTGTCAGATCATGCGGGTGCATGATGTTGCAGAGATGAAGCGCACGGCGCTGATGATGGACACCATGATTTATGGAAAGGATGGAACGGAATCCTAA
- a CDS encoding 4-amino-4-deoxychorismate lyase, translating into MKIGYNGAVASAGDVHISVFDHGFLYGMGLFETLRTYQGRPFLLEKHLARLAESCQRLHIRYTPDTERIAELIRGTAEANGLSKNVYVRLTVTAGEGGLGLPTDEYGEPHEILMVKALPEPAPGLYTSGRELRLLRTPRNTPELGLRMKSLHYMNSIAAKRELAESGASTGSEGLMLTAEGWLAEGVVSNLFFAVNGAVYTPSLDTGILPGITREHVLHLAREAGYPVHEGRYRWEQLLDADEVWTTNSIQELVPATQLMDTEGRTFQPKAGFSAGPIFRDLHEQYLSGTEGSGS; encoded by the coding sequence ATGAAGATTGGCTATAACGGAGCCGTGGCCAGTGCCGGAGATGTCCATATCTCCGTGTTTGACCACGGTTTTTTGTATGGAATGGGATTGTTCGAGACGCTGCGCACCTATCAGGGGCGCCCCTTTTTATTGGAAAAGCATCTGGCTCGGTTGGCGGAGAGCTGCCAGAGGCTGCATATTCGCTATACGCCGGACACTGAGCGGATTGCAGAGCTGATTCGTGGGACGGCGGAGGCCAATGGCTTGTCGAAAAATGTCTATGTGCGGCTGACCGTCACTGCCGGAGAAGGCGGGCTTGGCTTGCCTACCGATGAGTATGGAGAGCCGCACGAGATCTTGATGGTCAAAGCGCTGCCTGAACCAGCGCCTGGACTGTACACGAGCGGCCGTGAGCTGCGCCTGCTGCGCACGCCTCGCAATACACCGGAGCTCGGGCTGCGCATGAAGTCGCTCCATTATATGAACAGCATCGCCGCTAAGCGGGAGCTGGCGGAGAGCGGTGCAAGCACAGGCTCCGAAGGACTGATGCTGACCGCGGAAGGGTGGCTGGCGGAAGGCGTTGTCAGCAATCTGTTTTTTGCTGTGAATGGAGCTGTGTACACGCCCTCGCTCGACACCGGCATTTTGCCCGGCATTACGCGGGAACATGTGTTGCATTTGGCGCGCGAGGCCGGCTATCCGGTGCATGAAGGACGTTATCGCTGGGAGCAGTTGCTGGACGCAGATGAAGTATGGACGACGAACTCTATTCAGGAGCTTGTGCCCGCGACACAGTTAATGGATACGGAAGGACGAACCTTTCAGCCCAAAGCCGGTTTTTCAGCTGGTCCGATCTTTCGGGATTTGCATGAACAGTATCTTAGCGGTACCGAAGGCAGCGGTAGCTGA